cttttctgagaaataattttgtaacttaATCTTTGGAAATCCGTCACATTTTGCATTCTTGTTTCAACAACATTTATAAACATCTTTCGAGATATTACCataaatgtgttaaataaacattactttgtgacaataatagtaaattaattctctGAATGATAAATGtgttaaacatattaataaagttaaaatcgCCTACACGATTTGCAGCGGATCTTTgtgctaaatataatttttctattaatttaatattctcagCTTATATAAACTGCGCGTCGACAATTTTGTCAATCTTGAAACACAGTTACTAAAATATCGATGCTCATTACTAAACATTACTTTATGAATTTAATAGTTACTTTGATAGTTACTTTGTAGTCAatacttttctaaaattaaattaaaagtcattCCCCCTTTTtagaacttatttttttagttgtgTGAACTTTGGAAAAGCAATGCTGCGATCTTAGTTGTttctatgtataatatatgtagaataagtataataatttttcttcttacagGGCGAAGAACATAAAGAATTTGGTAGATCAAGTAAAGCAGATTAAAGCGGAAATTAGTCTTTCATATATTAGCAAACagtaatagcaaatatttttaatatctaaaaattaataattttttattttattttacaaatttgtgtataataaaagataatgtgCTAAACTTTTTATGATCCTatacctcaaaaaaaatttctaattaatatacaaattacttatttaccttatatttaattattttatcagaaTGAATTTGCTAAGATCCAACATGCTCATGtatatgttatgtataatgtatgtgtataatatacaaaaatctatttataataaaaatatcttctttattaagccttaaaatatattaaaaatgttcacTATTTGACTTGAAGCTATttgataagaaattattagaaataatataatatttaggatatatatacacatcaagagagtataatatattacatgtaattaatactaaaaataaaagatactttatgaaatattttttgcaaactgATTtgataatgaattaaaaaatcggcCAATATTGAAATCAATCACTCTCACTATCAATTTCATCAATGCCTTCAGGTGGAACAGGTGGTGGttcgtttttaaatataggcATAATctagaataagaaaaagagacttcagaaatttattttcataaaaacacgcatataaatatttttagaaaaatatgaatgtgcgtgtatatgtgtatagaTTATCACCGTGGTAGATCTTGAAATTTCTACGCATTTTACTGGAAAATCATTATTACTATCTGGGTTTAATAATGACTTCTCAATTGTTGGTTCCTTAACTTGACAATCGACAGTTTTATTAACTGAGGCAATCACATCTTTAGTTGTTTTAGATTCTTTGTCCTCTTCGTCAGAATCTTCATATAATACTTGCAAAGTAATatgctaaaaattttagattagaaacataatacataacaaaatacatgtttgctttttatatgttgcttatttatttcaacgatataaaattatattttccagTTTGAATATTGAACtcgttaaaatgtaatataatttttaaagaaagatgGATAAAATGGATCGAATGAGTCGAATAAATTTGGTCTccagaacaatttttttttttttaagttactaAATCTGATTTTAACCCTttacattttgatttattgaaaaaatattaaaatcagcaTATAAAGCTGTTAAATAtctagtaaattattattgaattttacgaTATATTAGTTCACATTTTCCTGCTATTAAGAcatgaaaatattcttatcattaatgttctttaaattctttaacaaTTCATGTGTTTTGcttgataaaaaagaattattaataaataaaatacgcattatcgatattttattataactctTGATCACAGTATCTGAGACTATTATCTATTATGTCTTTCAAGGATTTTCTCTTAGAATATTtagcataatttattatattttactactgaaaattgtaagattcgttcaaagaatatttttgtgagCACAAGATCTGCCTTGATTAAGTAAAGCCTCCTTCATTTCTTAACTTATGCTTATATGTCAGCTTATTTTCATTTAACCCTTTCCATATAAATGAGagtatttcaaaattgatccataaaaatttcttaaaattgtaaagataattaaagtataaaattaaatatgctatattttactttttccaaaaaaagTATAGACATTTGTTctagaaatttgaaaaaatattcacgaatttttagattttttaattgctttcgATAAAAGAAATCATGTGATAGgacttaaaatattcatttttggaaaggtcatttatttttcacattgtATTGTAAgggttaatattatttatttcaatatagttttatacttttatatttaattttattattctcataATAATTCCTTATATGTTTAACAGTTTCATATACtacgttttaatattttccctataaattaaaaatttttacaagtttgAATCAAATTCAGCAGTTCAGaaacaacaaaaaagaaaatatcttttttactacttcagaaataaaaatcgatttatTTTACTCGTCCTTCCTTGGTGTGACATGTGATCTACTGATTGTagcagaataaaaatatcattaacatTCCACCCAATGTATTGAATTCTTatcaatatactttttttgtcaacaaaaattacaattgaattatgttgtattgttataataaaataaataataaataaatgatatctCTTACCTTTATTGTGTTTGCAATAGTTGATTTTACATAATCAAAGGATAATTCAGAACACGATTCATCCGCAAGTTTTTctgataatgtataatatgttttgttcattatttgcttaatttctttgtttttcttctcAACCTAAATATATTcagttgataaaaaatattaaaaatacatatgttatAATGAATtgctaaaaaacaaaatttagaaatatgatTACATCTTTTTGTCTGGAAGATATTGTGTCAACTTGAAGAACGTGTTGTTTATGACATTGAGAAAGCCTATCTTCTAAGCTagcattttcttctttatattgTGCAATTGTATTTTTAGCTACTTCTAAAGCTTCTTTAGTTTTCTTCAAATCATCACTTTTATCGGCTAATCTTGCTTCCAATTCTTGAATTTTCTTACTgagattttcattaatttgaaataatgattctttttcttctataatAGTAGTTtgataattcaataattattaaacacattATACTATcacacattatataattttttatcgcaaattattatatatcaccttttaatccttttaaatcattttctaAGGAACTTATTTTGCTCTGTGCCTCGCGAATTTTCTCATCCGACATATCCTTATCAgtattttttagtttcagTATTTCATTATCCTTTGTTCCTGCATTAAGAGCTAAGAGCATTTTCCAAGAAGCATCCAAAGTTGCTTTATCACTTGTAGGAGTTGTGGCATTTTGTAATTCGAGCACATGAAACTACACACACAACAATGTTATAATCAACATATCGCTCTTGCTACAAGAATGACAAATTCAAAAAACATAGTTTTCCAGTTTGAATGTTTTAAATCAAAGTTTGACATACATTACATATTTCCGCTTAAGTTCGCCTGATATTTCATGTGtcgtataacaaatttttcaaacgtAACGATTCAGAACAGAGAAATTCTTGAATCTCCGGGAAATGCTCCATAATTTAAGTATTGCTTTTATAGTCAATCGACATCTGTCAAGCTTGTCATACAATACATGAGATATGTAAGAGCTTTTCGTTTACAATGTGCAACATGTGCCAAGCtgtttaattcataaaaattttttaatatttttaaataaaattttaatgtgaaatcattgcaaagaaataaatatatcattagcTTGTTCCTCAATATATTAATCCCTCGtcagaattttcttttttctttgaaaataactcaataatgacaattttttatttatattgtagtAGCAAATAAATGATACCACGAAACCCTTATCTATTATATGCATACCTTATCCAATAATTTCTGAACATTATCTGATATTTTGGATATTCCCATTCGTATTTCCGCGTTTGCTATCCTTGTTTCTGATAGTAACATGTTCATTCCGGGATCCATAGCTGTTGATATCGTACGATTTACAGCCTGCGATACAGGATACATCTGGTTGTCCATCGTTACGTAATGTCCCTGTAATTTTGATCATCTTTCACAATTATGTTgcatcaataaatttattatcccTGCGTTAGGCGCGTTTTCACACAGTAAACAAATgcatttcttttattcattctctaatatttgtcaatttgtttttactgttttataaagtttaatgtAAGAtttatcaatcaaatataaatttttaaaaattgttttaaaaagtacaggaaaattataggaaaaattaatatatttgtgatGTACATTGTGACCATtcgtggaaaaaaaatattgcaccTAACACAGagttaaatacaaaatgtcatatatattaaatcataCAGTAAAATACGGAGCCCATTGTGGCGTTAATGAAGGTGAAGTAACTAATGGCTTATAAGTACTAGAATCTGTAGAAGGCACTTCAGTTTTAGATTCTACAGTTTTTTGAGCGGCTTTTCTTTCATTCAATGACTCATGAGACAAATTCTTCTTTTGCAAAACGCTTTCCGATTGttcaatctaataaaatacagTATTTTAGATACAGTATTTTAGATACAGATTTTGTTTTCatgaagaaatttataaattataaatataactaacCCTCTTATGACGAGAAGATTTATGAGGTACGTCGTCCTACAAAACGATATTGCTTCCTTCATATTAagtcaataatattatataatataatatataataagttttattcgacatcttataaatattagcgCACAGAAATAATagtagtaaataatatataatagtagtaacataatatataatagtagtaaacattaatatcaaattaaaactaatatattttatttaagaattaatattttatagaattccttgtttatatgtatgaaacaatgataattctgcttatatacatataatttaatcttctttaaaaaacttaataattttaaaactgtttttcagcaaaaaaacatacttttatttcaatattaagtcatttttaaaaaacacaatatgattgttttttagtaatagtattaaaaaattctaatcttttttaaagattttatttcttatccaatatttttttcaacttttcatgaaagttattattgaatgataatatatttttatacctttctttttattatattttttaattatattcttatacttTCTATTCTAAGATTACACAAAATTTCTTCATGTAAGCAAATTATGTCTGTTTAAcatactatttattattatttcaatattcaatatttcgaagagaaaaataattcaaagaaTGTTTTTTCTGTGCAGaaacaatagaaaaattaatatgaacaCCTCTGTATCTTCAGAATCAGTGGTGGAGGGTAAAGACATTTTTGGTAATATGGACTGACCCATTTTAGCCATTCTCGATATTATGGCTGCTTTACCACTTGTTGAATTTTTAGGCACCAGTGGATCTTTCTCCTGTTCTCGTATATCGGTTATCTCTATTATCAGCATAATATCTCTTTCTTTAGGAAACCCAGGACCTAAACTAATCtatgtaaaagtatttaatagagatattgtttcatataaaattccataaaaatttaataaaattacctGTTTACTAGGTGGTAAGAACAAAACTCTTTTCAGACCCTTGCTGCTACCCAAAAGAATTCTCTCCCAATTCTCATCCGTTGATATTTCCACAGTCATAGTTTGCGACATtacaaaattagttttaaaaggCTGTATAATCTCAGTTcccacaaaatattttatacatatattgtccCCTTCTTTAGCAATTACATCTTTATTGCTCGACATTAGATCTTGGTAGATTACATTTGCACCTTTTTCTTGCAGTGCAAAGTAACGCGCTAGTCCCACTTCTATTGCAAACTCCAAGTAACTTTCATTATTCTCGAATAAAATTGACCAATTCTCTTTGTTATCATCATAATAACTGGCATAATTGTTTGCTTGTATAGTGTAAGCAAAGTCACATGTCACTGTGGCAATAGATATGTACTCTTGCTtagtcttatataaaattatctgatATAACCTTGTTACTATGTTGCCTGTCAATGCCATACCAAGCTTCCCAACAGAAGCATATTGACCATTTTGCCtgaaattcaatatttaatatcaaagtcaaatatctatctttataaatatattctgaatACAAGCCTAAGGTCATGTATGCTTGTAATCTTGCATATTAActacaaaataagtaatattttagtaacttggtgtaattacaatttaaaagcaTGTACTGCTTTAGCTATTAATACTTCTGTCTTGGAAGATGATACAGTTTGTTGTATGTTATATCGAGTGTTGCTCTTCTTAGGCATTTGTTTAATGGAATGAGAATCTGTGAGTCTTGGTTGTAGTCCAAAAATTGCAGCCAAATTAGACctaaaagtacaaaaattttaatatatcttctGCAAAGTCAAAtgagaaaatgaaaattataaaaagagaattgagaaaataaacttaaatgtattttcttcaataatgATGAAGAAACATGCATGGAATAAATTGTAtgaattaaaatcattttaactaattaattaggACTGTGATTAAAACAATTCATTGTAAttgtataatgtatttttaatatctaaaaataaatgtataaaagttttgaagaagaaaagaagtgTAAGATATGTGTAActtgtaaaacaaattattacttaatcggCACACTAGCATTTGCACTTTGCGAATCCTATAATGCATGCGAGTGATACGCACCCTCCCGAAGGTACGAAGTCAGACTCGTCATCGTCCCTGAAGATCTTGTCAAGATTTGGCAACTGATTTTGCGCGCTCATGATTACAAGAATTTCATGCAAACAACGCGCTTTTCAATGACACGCGTGCGGTGATACGTAATAGCATTTTGCCATTTACAACAAAATGCATTTACGATAACTTTATCAACACATCGTTATAATCACGAATTGCGAATCGCGATAAGCTGGATTCACCACAGACTTCAAATACTAGACTGCCAACTCCCTTATATACCGtgtccaaaaattttttccaaagcCATAGTCTAACCATACCCAATCACTGTGGTTgcgtaatatttttgacatttttcacAATGTAAAGTGATTCTGAAGTTTCGTACGCGACGTGATTCTCGACAAGCATCCCACAAATAAAACTAATGCGTGATGAAtcaaaagttaatttactcatAAATCCTAATTGCTAATCCCTAATTTGCTCATAACAACTGGCTGCACTGATTTAGAGGTTTTCCTATTTCGACATCAGCATAGATAAGAGAAATgctataacatatttattactatatatgcatatatataattgtcataaaaatataaataatagtaaaaaatataaagaaaattactatttgttatttttgtatgtttaatatcttattaggctttttaaaataattaaaattaacatttactaaacattaatcaaataaatttcatacagcatattttgtcttttttgtccttttattgtttatttttatatccatattataatattaacaaaaaatttttttatgtatttattacatgctgcataaattaaaataaaaataaaatattggacggaattcatagactgatcttaagttcaagaattgtcttaagtctagcttcgagcagACTTGAGACttttacttaaccaatgaaataacagcattgacgtctcaagatcgtgcttaagatgggtcttgaataagatcggtctatgaattccgtTGACTGTCTTAAGATATGTCATCAACCAATTACCGAGCATCTTAAGCCTTCGGCATCTTAAGCctacgatacgatttttcatgctagatcgcaaCGAGGCGTCTTACTACGTATCTTCATTGGCTTACGATTGGTGACATAATCATCCGAGCCAATCGGGACACGCATTAAGATGCCTCGTATACGAtttagcatgaaaaatcgtatcgtgtgccgaaggctttaAGGACCGATTTTACCAACTTCGGTTatcatttgttaattttgcttaatgaCAAATACAATTGGTCAATTCTAATGGAATAACCGGCCGGTTAAGGTAACCGGAGTTGGTGAAATCGGCCCTAAGCATTGGCACGCGGTAACCAATCAAAGttgaattgaatttaattttttctgcgCGGCAAAAGATTTGGTTGGTTATCGCATCAACTTCCGTTGCACGGAAGCATTTTCGTGTGCAGTGTGCAGGAGCCATAAGGCTGACGTGTAAACGTAGTCGAAGATACACGTAGACGTGACATAACCCTTTTCAATCATCGTCACCTCtaccattattttttacaatgtaaaGTGATTATGAAGTTTTTGTATGCGACGTGATTCTCGACGAGCATCCCGCAGTTAAAACTAACGCACGATGAATCAAAGTAAGACAGAGAAGCTGTCAGCTGCTAAGAAGAAGGTAATCCCACATTTAAAACTATCGTTAATATGTTGACAACTGTTTCCACAGCTGTCACGTCACATATTCGGTATAAGTGagctgtgtttcaaaattgctgtcagtactgaaaatctataggaACGTAAcggaaactataaattttcaatactgaTAGCAATTTTAAACAGTCATAATCATTGTGTTGTATGTGTTAAATGGTGACACAAagcttgataaaaaatattttattgataaaattatcattaacataatattatgaaataataacgTTAACTCCTTAAATGTTACTAGCTATTGTAATgcaatgtttaaatattttactaaaaatatttgcataaatttttgattcagtgaaattttattttatgattgatGGATTTGAGTcaagttgtaattttatattattttgttattacagttgagagaatttaaattgcaaaaaaagttGCAAGTGCAAGGCACTTTGAACAAACAGCAGGACTCGAATGCAGACGAATCTGTATCACAGGTTATTATTCAAacgtagaaatttatattcatatttttaaatgtatgtttttaaatatataatgtttttaacagTGCCAAACAAATTGCCAAACTGCAGAAATGGATAAACTCTATAATCAAAAGACTCAGAATGAAGTAAAGtgtatagaaaatcaatatgaAAAACATACAGATAATATAgacattatacataaagaagaaaatataaatcattttgatGGTGCTAGTAATTTTCTAGATACGACTGAAACCAAAACAGTAACAGATAATAATGAGATAACAGAGAAGAGCTTACCTATCTTGGAAAATTACATAGAAAGTACTGCATTACATAAGAGTGATACTAAAGATGTCATGCATTCACATCTTCAGTCAGATTTCCTACAATCTGTAGAAAACAGTggaagatataatttaaatgttgtaGTATCTAACGGTCCTTCAATCGTGCAGAAAGAACACTTGCTAGAAATGGCCTCGGAAGTTGCTCATGCGCT
This sequence is a window from Monomorium pharaonis isolate MP-MQ-018 chromosome 3, ASM1337386v2, whole genome shotgun sequence. Protein-coding genes within it:
- the LOC105836859 gene encoding FK506-binding protein 15 isoform X5 — its product is MSAQNQLPNLDKIFRDDDESDFVPSGGSNLAAIFGLQPRLTDSHSIKQMPKKSNTRYNIQQTVSSSKTEVLIAKAVHAFKLQNGQYASVGKLGMALTGNIVTRLYQIILYKTKQEYISIATVTCDFAYTIQANNYASYYDDNKENWSILFENNESYLEFAIEVGLARYFALQEKGANVIYQDLMSSNKDVIAKEGDNICIKYFVGTEIIQPFKTNFVMSQTMTVEISTDENWERILLGSSKGLKRVLFLPPSKQISLGPGFPKERDIMLIIEITDIREQEKDPLVPKNSTSGKAAIISRMAKMGQSILPKMSLPSTTDSEDTEGHYVTMDNQMYPVSQAVNRTISTAMDPGMNMLLSETRIANAEIRMGISKISDNVQKLLDKFHVLELQNATTPTSDKATLDASWKMLLALNAGTKDNEILKLKNTDKDMSDEKIREAQSKISSLENDLKGLKEEKESLFQINENLSKKIQELEARLADKSDDLKKTKEALEVAKNTIAQYKEENASLEDRLSQCHKQHVLQVDTISSRQKDVEKKNKEIKQIMNKTYYTLSEKLADESCSELSFDYVKSTIANTIKHITLQVLYEDSDEEDKESKTTKDVIASVNKTVDCQVKEPTIEKSLLNPDSNNDFPVKCVEISRSTTVIIYTHIHAHSYFSKNIYMRVFMKINF
- the LOC105836859 gene encoding FK506-binding protein 15 isoform X6, producing MSAQNQLPNLDKIFRDDDESDFVPSGGSNLAAIFGLQPRLTDSHSIKQMPKKSNTRYNIQQTVSSSKTEVLIAKAVHAFKLQNGQYASVGKLGMALTGNIVTRLYQIILYKTKQEYISIATVTCDFAYTIQANNYASYYDDNKENWSILFENNESYLEFAIEVGLARYFALQEKGANVIYQDLMSSNKDVIAKEGDNICIKYFVGTEIIQPFKTNFVMSQTMTVEISTDENWERILLGSSKGLKRVLFLPPSKQISLGPGFPKERDIMLIIEITDIREQEKDPLVPKNSTSGKAAIISRMAKMGQSILPKMSLPSTTDSEDTEDDVPHKSSRHKRIEQSESVLQKKNLSHESLNERKAAQKTVESKTEVPSTDSSTYKPLVTSPSLTPQWAPYFTGHYVTMDNQMYPVSQAVNRTISTAMDPGMNMLLSETRIANAEIRMGISKISDNVQKLLDKFHVLELQNATTPTSDKATLDASWKMLLALNAGTKDNEILKLKNTDKDMSDEKIREAQSKISSLENDLKGLKEEKESLFQINENLSKKIQELEARLADKSDDLKKTKEALEVAKNTIAQYKEENASLEDRLSQCHKQHVLQVDTISSRQKDVEKKNKEIKQIMNKTYYTLSEKLADESCSELSFDYVKSTIANTIK
- the LOC105836859 gene encoding FK506-binding protein 15 isoform X3 gives rise to the protein MSAQNQLPNLDKIFRDDDESDFVPSGGSNLAAIFGLQPRLTDSHSIKQMPKKSNTRYNIQQTVSSSKTEVLIAKAVHAFKLQNGQYASVGKLGMALTGNIVTRLYQIILYKTKQEYISIATVTCDFAYTIQANNYASYYDDNKENWSILFENNESYLEFAIEVGLARYFALQEKGANVIYQDLMSSNKDVIAKEGDNICIKYFVGTEIIQPFKTNFVMSQTMTVEISTDENWERILLGSSKGLKRVLFLPPSKQISLGPGFPKERDIMLIIEITDIREQEKDPLVPKNSTSGKAAIISRMAKMGQSILPKMSLPSTTDSEDTEIEQSESVLQKKNLSHESLNERKAAQKTVESKTEVPSTDSSTYKPLVTSPSLTPQWAPYFTGHYVTMDNQMYPVSQAVNRTISTAMDPGMNMLLSETRIANAEIRMGISKISDNVQKLLDKFHVLELQNATTPTSDKATLDASWKMLLALNAGTKDNEILKLKNTDKDMSDEKIREAQSKISSLENDLKGLKEEKESLFQINENLSKKIQELEARLADKSDDLKKTKEALEVAKNTIAQYKEENASLEDRLSQCHKQHVLQVDTISSRQKDVEKKNKEIKQIMNKTYYTLSEKLADESCSELSFDYVKSTIANTIKHITLQVLYEDSDEEDKESKTTKDVIASVNKTVDCQVKEPTIEKSLLNPDSNNDFPVKCVEISRSTTVIIYTHIHAHSYFSKNIYMRVFMKINF
- the LOC105836859 gene encoding FK506-binding protein 15 isoform X1; protein product: MSAQNQLPNLDKIFRDDDESDFVPSGGSNLAAIFGLQPRLTDSHSIKQMPKKSNTRYNIQQTVSSSKTEVLIAKAVHAFKLQNGQYASVGKLGMALTGNIVTRLYQIILYKTKQEYISIATVTCDFAYTIQANNYASYYDDNKENWSILFENNESYLEFAIEVGLARYFALQEKGANVIYQDLMSSNKDVIAKEGDNICIKYFVGTEIIQPFKTNFVMSQTMTVEISTDENWERILLGSSKGLKRVLFLPPSKQISLGPGFPKERDIMLIIEITDIREQEKDPLVPKNSTSGKAAIISRMAKMGQSILPKMSLPSTTDSEDTEDDVPHKSSRHKRIEQSESVLQKKNLSHESLNERKAAQKTVESKTEVPSTDSSTYKPLVTSPSLTPQWAPYFTGHYVTMDNQMYPVSQAVNRTISTAMDPGMNMLLSETRIANAEIRMGISKISDNVQKLLDKFHVLELQNATTPTSDKATLDASWKMLLALNAGTKDNEILKLKNTDKDMSDEKIREAQSKISSLENDLKGLKEEKESLFQINENLSKKIQELEARLADKSDDLKKTKEALEVAKNTIAQYKEENASLEDRLSQCHKQHVLQVDTISSRQKDVEKKNKEIKQIMNKTYYTLSEKLADESCSELSFDYVKSTIANTIKHITLQVLYEDSDEEDKESKTTKDVIASVNKTVDCQVKEPTIEKSLLNPDSNNDFPVKCVEISRSTTVIIYTHIHAHSYFSKNIYMRVFMKINF
- the LOC105836859 gene encoding FK506-binding protein 15 isoform X7; this encodes MSAQNQLPNLDKIFRDDDESDFVPSGGSNLAAIFGLQPRLTDSHSIKQMPKKSNTRYNIQQTVSSSKTEVLIAKAVHAFKLQNGQYASVGKLGMALTGNIVTRLYQIILYKTKQEYISIATVTCDFAYTIQANNYASYYDDNKENWSILFENNESYLEFAIEVGLARYFALQEKGANVIYQDLMSSNKDVIAKEGDNICIKYFVGTEIIQPFKTNFVMSQTMTVEISTDENWERILLGSSKGLKRVLFLPPSKQISLGPGFPKERDIMLIIEITDIREQEKDPLVPKNSTSGKAAIISRMAKMGQSILPKMSLPSTTDSEDTEDDVPHKSSRHKRIEQSESVLQKKNLSHESLNERKAAQKTVESKTEVPSTDSSTYKPLVTSPSLTPQWAPYFTGHYVTMDNQMYPVSQAVNRTISTAMDPGMNMLLSETRIANAEIRMGISKISDNVQKLLDKFHVLELQNATTPTSDKATLDASWKMLLALNAGTKDNEILKLKNTDKDMSDEKIREAQSKISSLENDLKGLKEEKESLFQINENLSKKIQELEARLADKSDDLKKTKEALEVAKNTIAQYKEENASLEDRLSQCHKQHVLQVDTISSRQKDVEKKNKEIKQIMNKTYYTLSEKLADESCSELSFDYVKSTIANTIK
- the LOC105836859 gene encoding FK506-binding protein 15 isoform X2: MSAQNQLPNLDKIFRDDDESDFVPSGGSNLAAIFGLQPRLTDSHSIKQMPKKSNTRYNIQQTVSSSKTEVLIAKAVHAFKLQNGQYASVGKLGMALTGNIVTRLYQIILYKTKQEYISIATVTCDFAYTIQANNYASYYDDNKENWSILFENNESYLEFAIEVGLARYFALQEKGANVIYQDLMSSNKDVIAKEGDNICIKYFVGTEIIQPFKTNFVMSQTMTVEISTDENWERILLGSSKGLKRVLFLPPSKQISLGPGFPKERDIMLIIEITDIREQEKDPLVPKNSTSGKAAIISRMAKMGQSILPKMSLPSTTDSEDTEDDVPHKSSRHKRIEQSESVLQKKNLSHESLNERKAAQKTVESKTEVPSTDSSTYKPLVTSPSLTPQWAPYFTGHYVTMDNQMYPVSQAVNRTISTAMDPGMNMLLSETRIANAEIRMGISKISDNVQKLLDKFHVLELQNATTPTSDKATLDASWKMLLALNAGTKDNEILKLKNTDKDMSDEKIREAQSKISSLENDLKGLKEEKESLFQINENLSKKIQELEARLADKSDDLKKTKEALEVAKNTIAQYKEENASLEDRLSQCHKQHVLQVDTISSRQKDVEKKNKEIKQIMNKTYYTLSEKLADESCSELSFDYVKSTIANTIKHITLQVLYEDSDEEDKESKTTKDVIASVNKTVDCQVKEPTIEKSLLNPDSNNDFPVKCVEISRSTTIMPIFKNEPPPVPPEGIDEIDSESD
- the LOC105836859 gene encoding FK506-binding protein 15 isoform X4, translating into MPKKSNTRYNIQQTVSSSKTEVLIAKAVHAFKLQNGQYASVGKLGMALTGNIVTRLYQIILYKTKQEYISIATVTCDFAYTIQANNYASYYDDNKENWSILFENNESYLEFAIEVGLARYFALQEKGANVIYQDLMSSNKDVIAKEGDNICIKYFVGTEIIQPFKTNFVMSQTMTVEISTDENWERILLGSSKGLKRVLFLPPSKQISLGPGFPKERDIMLIIEITDIREQEKDPLVPKNSTSGKAAIISRMAKMGQSILPKMSLPSTTDSEDTEDDVPHKSSRHKRIEQSESVLQKKNLSHESLNERKAAQKTVESKTEVPSTDSSTYKPLVTSPSLTPQWAPYFTGHYVTMDNQMYPVSQAVNRTISTAMDPGMNMLLSETRIANAEIRMGISKISDNVQKLLDKFHVLELQNATTPTSDKATLDASWKMLLALNAGTKDNEILKLKNTDKDMSDEKIREAQSKISSLENDLKGLKEEKESLFQINENLSKKIQELEARLADKSDDLKKTKEALEVAKNTIAQYKEENASLEDRLSQCHKQHVLQVDTISSRQKDVEKKNKEIKQIMNKTYYTLSEKLADESCSELSFDYVKSTIANTIKHITLQVLYEDSDEEDKESKTTKDVIASVNKTVDCQVKEPTIEKSLLNPDSNNDFPVKCVEISRSTTVIIYTHIHAHSYFSKNIYMRVFMKINF